A genomic segment from Paenibacillus sp. FSL K6-1096 encodes:
- the lysS gene encoding lysine--tRNA ligase, producing MHWAERIASRLISEHPQRQTYVCASGISPSGSVHIGNFREIVTTSFVAKALRRAGKEVRFIFSWDDFDRFRKVPAHIDPGFAQYIGLPYSQVPCPYGCHASYAEHFEKEFEQALQVFGIEPEFIYQSREYQSGRYHPHILHALRRREEIYDILMSFKTGDSSTEERSTFYPIHLYCRECGKDSTTIRGFDDQAETVAYRCACGHTDNVHISQADNIKLHWKIDWPMRWQEEQVVFEPGGRDHSSETGSYNVASVIAERIFGYRPPVYEPYEFISIKGSYAKMSSSSGNNYTPDDLLRIYAPENILFLFAKYQPDAAFHIGLDEDVLRNYSEYERYTAGAAAGTIIGDLADALQLSQLNPPAGSSVSFGQVSSLLPLVGFDRALLRSILGRNGEVVDELLLQQTADRAEYWIKNWMPHKLVTIQTSPNYAYYHTLSAEELRWLRSLCSLVRKGGLDEAEFMSAIYAICRHEDKKTMRSQQKRLFTIVYQLVLRADEGPRLSWLIQAAGTERMLNLLDL from the coding sequence ATGCATTGGGCAGAAAGAATAGCAAGCCGGTTAATCTCGGAACACCCGCAGAGGCAGACTTATGTGTGCGCATCAGGAATCAGTCCGTCCGGCTCCGTTCACATCGGGAATTTCCGTGAGATTGTCACGACTTCGTTTGTGGCGAAGGCGCTGCGGCGGGCGGGGAAGGAGGTGCGGTTTATTTTCTCATGGGATGATTTCGACCGGTTCCGCAAAGTTCCGGCACACATAGACCCCGGCTTCGCTCAGTATATCGGGCTTCCGTATTCACAGGTGCCTTGTCCGTATGGCTGCCATGCTTCGTATGCGGAGCATTTCGAGAAGGAGTTCGAGCAGGCGCTCCAGGTGTTCGGAATTGAGCCGGAATTCATCTATCAGAGCCGGGAATACCAGTCGGGCCGCTATCATCCGCACATTCTGCACGCACTGCGCCGCCGGGAGGAAATCTATGATATTCTGATGTCCTTCAAGACAGGTGACAGTTCTACGGAGGAACGCTCGACGTTCTATCCGATCCATCTATACTGCCGGGAATGCGGCAAAGACTCGACAACCATTCGGGGATTCGACGATCAGGCGGAGACGGTGGCTTACCGCTGTGCTTGTGGTCATACAGATAACGTTCATATTTCGCAGGCGGACAACATCAAGCTGCATTGGAAAATCGACTGGCCGATGCGCTGGCAGGAGGAGCAGGTGGTGTTTGAGCCGGGCGGCCGGGATCATTCGTCGGAGACGGGGAGCTACAATGTCGCGTCTGTGATTGCTGAACGGATCTTCGGGTATCGTCCTCCGGTGTATGAGCCTTATGAATTCATCAGCATCAAAGGCAGTTACGCCAAAATGTCCAGCTCCTCCGGGAACAATTACACGCCTGACGATCTGCTCCGCATCTATGCGCCGGAGAATATTCTGTTCCTGTTCGCCAAATACCAGCCGGATGCTGCTTTTCATATTGGGCTGGATGAGGATGTGCTGCGCAATTATTCAGAGTATGAGCGTTATACGGCGGGGGCAGCGGCAGGCACCATAATCGGCGATCTGGCGGATGCGCTTCAGTTGTCCCAATTGAATCCTCCTGCCGGAAGCTCCGTAAGCTTCGGTCAGGTGTCCAGTCTGCTTCCGCTGGTGGGCTTCGACCGGGCGCTTTTGCGGAGTATTCTCGGAAGAAACGGCGAAGTTGTTGACGAACTGCTGCTTCAGCAGACAGCGGACCGGGCAGAGTACTGGATCAAAAACTGGATGCCGCACAAGCTGGTCACGATTCAGACCTCACCCAACTATGCGTATTATCATACCCTTAGCGCAGAGGAGCTGAGATGGCTGCGCAGCCTCTGTTCGCTTGTGAGGAAGGGCGGCCTGGACGAAGCCGAGTTCATGTCGGCGATCTATGCCATCTGCCGTCACGAAGACAAGAAGACTATGCGCAGCCAGCAAAAAAGGCTGTTCACCATCGTCTACCAGCTGGTGCTTCGTGCG